In Streptomyces sp. Li-HN-5-11, the sequence CCAGCGCTCGCCCGGCTCCTCGCCGAGGTACGTGCCGCCGCAGTCGCGCAGGACGGCGGCTGCCCGCTTCCGGCGGTGGGCGGTGCCCTCCGCGGTGCCCTCGTAGCCCGTGATCACCTGGCAGCCGGCGGCCTGCTGTGCGGCCGGCGAGCCGATGGCGTCGGGCTGGGCGAGACCGATGAGCGTCTCCGTCTCGTCGGACAGGCGCAGCACGGTCGGCCGCGGCCCGTCCTGGGCAAGGCGGCGCAGGGCGGCGGTGCCCTCCTCGAAGGAGGAAAAGCGCCAGCCTTCGTGGATCCGGGTCTCGGGGAGGGGGCGCAGGCGCACGGTCACCGAGGTGATGACGCCGAAGGCCCCCTCGGAGCCCAGGACGAGCTGACGCAGGTCGGGCCCCGCCGCCGAGCGCGGGGCACGGCCTGCCTCGAGGGTGCCCTCGGGGGTGGCGAGGGTGAGGCCGAGGACCATGTCGTCGAAGCGGCCGTAGCCGGCGGACGCCTGTCCGCTGGAGCGCGCGGCGGCGAATCCGCCGATGGTGGCCCACTCGTAGGACTGGGGGAAGTGGCCGAGCGTGAAGCCGTGTTCGGCCAGCAGCGCCTCGGCCCGCGGGGCGCGCAGACCGGGTTGCAGGGTGGCGGTACGGGAGACGGGGTCGACGGCGATCAGGCCGTCCATGCGGCGCAGGTCCAGGGCGACGAAGCAGCGCCGGCGGGTCACCGGCTGCTCGGGGTGGAGGCCGCCCACGACGGACGTGCCGCCGCCGAAGGGGACCAGGGCGAGGTCGTGGGCGGCGCAGGCGCGGAGGACGGCCAGGACGTCGTCGTGGCTCGCGGGCAGCACGACGGCCGCCGGGATGCCGGACGTGTCACCGCCGCGCATGCGCAGCAGGTCGGGGGTGGACTTGCCGCGGGTGTGGCGGATCCGGGACTCGGCGTCGGTGCGGACGTGCTCCTCGCCGCCGACGGCGTCGGCCAGGGCGCGGCACGCCGGGGCGGTCAGCGGCGAGGCGGGGACGGCGATCTCGTCCAGGGCGACCGGCCCGGTGCCCCGGGGCTTGACGCCGAGCAGCTTGCGCAGCAGCCCGGTCACCGCGTCCGGCAGCGGTGTGGCCTTGGCCGGGTCGCCCCAGCCGCTCCACAGCATGTCCATGGGGGTGTTCCTCACCGGTCGTGTCGAAGGGAAGGGTGCCTTGTTCCCGCTGGTCCCACTGTCCCGCTGTCCCGGCAATCGCCGCTGTCACGGCTGTCACGCTGTTTCGCGGGGCTTCCCGGATGGCGAACCGGGATGGGGCGTTACACTGTGACACATGACGCCTATTCGTCACAACAGCTCGAACGGCTCCGGCGGCCCGGCCGGTCCGGACAGCGATCCGGTTCTCGACGCGGTACGCGACTGCGTCCTGGCCGTCGGGGTCCGGCGCACGACCCTCACGGACGTGGCCCGGCGGGCCGGAGTCTCCCGGATGACCCTGTACCGCCGCTGGCCCGACGTGCGGTCCCTGGTCGGCGACCTGATGACCCGGGAGTGGGTCGACGTCGCGACCCGGGCGATGCCCGAGCGCCGGCCGGGGACGGGCACGCGCGCGCTGATCGTCGACGGGCTCGTGAGGGGCGTGGAGGCGTTCCGCGCCCACCCGCTCTTCCGCAAGATCGTCGACGTGGACCCCGAACTGCTGCTCCCCTATGTGCTCGACCGGCGCGGGGCCAGCCAGGAAGCCCTCCTGGAACTGCTGGCCGGCGTCCTTAGCGAGGGCCACGCCGACGGATCCGTGCGCGCCGGCCACGCCGAGCGACAGGCCCGCTCCCTGCTGCTGATCGTCCAGTCCTTCACGCTGTCGTTGCGCACGATGACCGACGCGGGCGACCCCGCCCTGACCGACGAGTCCTTCCTCGCGGAACTGCGGGCCATCCTGGAGAGGACCCTGACGCCATGAGCTCCGGCAGCCCCGTCGCACACGGGGGCCCGGCTGCGGGCTCCTCCCTGACCGCCGCCCGCCGGACGCGCGAGCTGGCCGGGACCGTCGGCGGTCCGCCGGTGGACGTCCTGGTCGTCGGCCTCGGCGCGACCGGCGCCGGAGCGGCACTGGACGCCGCGGCACGCGGGCTGAGCGTCGCCGCCGTCGACGCCCACGACCTGGCGTTCGGCACCTCCCGCTGGAGCTCCAAGCTCATCCACGGCGGGCTGCGCTACCTGGCCTCCGCCCAGTTCGACGTCGCCCACGAGAGCGCGGTCGAACGCGGGGTGCTCATGCAACGCACCGCTCCCCATCTGGTCGGCGCCCAGCCCTTCGTCCTCCCCCTCACCCCCCTCGTCCCCCGCGGCCAGGCCGCCCTGGCCTGGGCGGGCTTCCGCGCGGGCGACGGCCTGCGCCTGGCGGCGCGCACCGCCCGCGCCACCCTGCCCGCCCCGCGCCAGCTGTCCCCGGTGGAGACCCGCCACCTCGCTCCCGCGCTGCGCGCCTCCGGGCTCCGCGGCGGTCTGCTGTCCTGGGACGGCCGGCTCACCGACGACGCCCGCCTGGTCACGGCAGTCGCCCGTACGGCCGCGGTACGCGGGGCGCGGGTGCTGACCCGGGTGCGGGCACTGGAACTCACCGGCTCCGGAGCCCGGGTACGCGACGAACTCACCGGCGAGGAGGGCGAGATCCGGGCCCGCGCCGTCATCAACGCCTCCGGGGTGTGGGCGGGCGGCCTGGTGGACGGCATCCGTGTACGGCCCTCCCGCGGCACGCATCTGGTGCTGCGCTCCGACCGTCTCGGTCCCCTGCCGGCCGGGCTGCACATCCCGGTCCCCGGGGAGAGCAACCGCTACGTCCTCGTCCTGCCGCAGGGCGACGGCCGCGTCTACGTCGGGCTCACCGACGAGCCCGTCGACGGTGACGTCCCGGACGTCCCCCAGGTCCCCGAGACCGACGTGGGCTTCCTGCTAGACGTGCTGGGATCCGCCCTGGACGTCCCCGTCCACCGCGACGACGTGGTGGGGGCCTTCGCGGGTCTGCGGCCTCTGCTGGACACGACTCCGGCAGGCTCCGGTACGGCGCCCCGGACCGCGGACATCTCACGCAGACACGCGGTCCTCACCTCGCCGGACGGCGTGATCACCGTGGTCGGCGGCAAGCTCACCACCTACCGGCGGATGGCCGAGGACGCGGTCGACGCCGCGGTGTCCGCACACCGCCTGGCCGCGGGCTCCTCCCCGACGGCCTCGGTCCCCCTCGTCGGCGCCGCGTCCTCGCGTGTCCTCGCCGCCCTGCCGGCACCCCGCCGCCTGATCCGGCGGTACGGCACGGAGGCGCCCGCCGTCCACGCCCTGGGCGCCGCCGACCCACGCCTGCGCGAACCCGTGGTCGAGGGCCACCCCGTCACCCGCGCCGAGCTGGTCTGGGCCGTACGCCACGAGGGCGCACTCGACGAGGCCGACCTCCTGGACCGCCGGACGCGCATCGGCCTGGTCCCGGACGACCGCCTCGCGGCCCTGAGCACGGCGCGGGAGGTGCTGGGCGAGGTGCTGGGGTCACGATGAGCTCGCCGGCGCGAGCCGCCGCCCGTCCCGGCACCTGTGGAGTCCTCGCCAGGCGGCCGGGGGGCGCTGCCGCGCGTGAGGCGCGGTCAGGCAGCCAGGGCCGGGCCCGGTTCCAGGCGGGCCAGTAGTTGGGCGTGGTGCAGGGCGGCTACCGGGGCGAGGAGATCGGGGTGGCGCAGCAGCGCCGCCGCACGGCTGTCGCGCTCGTCGGGTGCGACCAGGCGCCGGAACTCGATCGGCGTACCGGCCGCGTGGGCGCCCCCGGCGACCACGGCGACCGCCCGGTCGGCCAGGGCGGGGTCGGTGAGCAGGCAGGCGGCCCAGCTGGCCACGACCTCGTCCACCCAGGTGCGCCAGGCGTACGTGTCGGGGTCCTCGCTCTCGACGCCCTCGGCGCCGGTCGCCCAGTCCAGGCGGGCGGAGCCGCCGGGGCCCGCCATGCCGACGAGCGCGGCGTCCATCTCGGTGGGGTAGCGCAGCCAGGCGGCGACCGTCACCGCCTGGCGTGCCTGCACCTCGCAGAGGGCGGACGCCAGCGCGCCGCCGGACGCCGGGTAGGCACTGGTGAGCCATTGTGCGGTCGCCGCGATGAGCGGGGAGAGATCTTCGAGCACTGAGGGGCCGTTCGAGCTGTGTTCACGGACAAAAAGGACTCGTGAAA encodes:
- a CDS encoding FAD-binding oxidoreductase, encoding MDMLWSGWGDPAKATPLPDAVTGLLRKLLGVKPRGTGPVALDEIAVPASPLTAPACRALADAVGGEEHVRTDAESRIRHTRGKSTPDLLRMRGGDTSGIPAAVVLPASHDDVLAVLRACAAHDLALVPFGGGTSVVGGLHPEQPVTRRRCFVALDLRRMDGLIAVDPVSRTATLQPGLRAPRAEALLAEHGFTLGHFPQSYEWATIGGFAAARSSGQASAGYGRFDDMVLGLTLATPEGTLEAGRAPRSAAGPDLRQLVLGSEGAFGVITSVTVRLRPLPETRIHEGWRFSSFEEGTAALRRLAQDGPRPTVLRLSDETETLIGLAQPDAIGSPAAQQAAGCQVITGYEGTAEGTAHRRKRAAAVLRDCGGTYLGEEPGERWAHGRYSAPYLRDALLDAGAFAETLETAAYWSRVPGLYASVRDALTTRLTEAGTPPLVMCHISHVYENGASLYFTVVSAQGDDPVAHWAPAKHAANEAILAAGGTISHHHGVGTDHRDWYVREAGELGIEALRAVKRRLDPAGLLNPGVLLPLD
- a CDS encoding TetR/AcrR family transcriptional regulator; its protein translation is MTPIRHNSSNGSGGPAGPDSDPVLDAVRDCVLAVGVRRTTLTDVARRAGVSRMTLYRRWPDVRSLVGDLMTREWVDVATRAMPERRPGTGTRALIVDGLVRGVEAFRAHPLFRKIVDVDPELLLPYVLDRRGASQEALLELLAGVLSEGHADGSVRAGHAERQARSLLLIVQSFTLSLRTMTDAGDPALTDESFLAELRAILERTLTP
- a CDS encoding glycerol-3-phosphate dehydrogenase/oxidase; translated protein: MSSGSPVAHGGPAAGSSLTAARRTRELAGTVGGPPVDVLVVGLGATGAGAALDAAARGLSVAAVDAHDLAFGTSRWSSKLIHGGLRYLASAQFDVAHESAVERGVLMQRTAPHLVGAQPFVLPLTPLVPRGQAALAWAGFRAGDGLRLAARTARATLPAPRQLSPVETRHLAPALRASGLRGGLLSWDGRLTDDARLVTAVARTAAVRGARVLTRVRALELTGSGARVRDELTGEEGEIRARAVINASGVWAGGLVDGIRVRPSRGTHLVLRSDRLGPLPAGLHIPVPGESNRYVLVLPQGDGRVYVGLTDEPVDGDVPDVPQVPETDVGFLLDVLGSALDVPVHRDDVVGAFAGLRPLLDTTPAGSGTAPRTADISRRHAVLTSPDGVITVVGGKLTTYRRMAEDAVDAAVSAHRLAAGSSPTASVPLVGAASSRVLAALPAPRRLIRRYGTEAPAVHALGAADPRLREPVVEGHPVTRAELVWAVRHEGALDEADLLDRRTRIGLVPDDRLAALSTAREVLGEVLGSR